The Chryseobacterium sp. 52 genome includes a region encoding these proteins:
- a CDS encoding GDYXXLXY domain-containing protein — translation MKKYKWIIILLNLIALLVYFNYSVSKKEELLQDGQLVLLRLAPVDPRSLMQGDYMRLRYSISENMSSEHIAKRGYCVVILGSDGIAEKVRFQDETTPLGKGEYLIKYTASNDWDISIGAESFFFQEGKASQYENAKYGGIKIDKNGNSLLVGLYDQQLKNIK, via the coding sequence ATGAAAAAGTATAAATGGATCATTATATTACTGAATCTCATTGCTTTGCTGGTGTATTTCAACTATTCCGTTTCTAAAAAAGAAGAGCTTCTGCAGGACGGACAATTGGTTCTTTTGCGGCTGGCCCCGGTTGATCCCCGTTCCCTGATGCAGGGCGATTATATGCGTTTACGGTATAGTATATCAGAAAATATGAGCTCCGAACATATTGCCAAGAGAGGATATTGCGTTGTCATTCTGGGCAGTGATGGAATTGCAGAAAAAGTAAGATTCCAGGATGAAACAACACCTCTGGGCAAAGGCGAATATTTGATCAAATACACAGCGTCTAATGACTGGGATATCAGTATAGGAGCTGAATCTTTCTTTTTTCAGGAGGGAAAAGCCAGTCAATATGAAAACGCAAAATACGGAGGAATAAAAATTGATAAAAACGGAAACAGCTTGTTGGTAGGGCTTTACGATCAACAGCTAAAAAATATAAAATAG